A window from Triticum aestivum cultivar Chinese Spring chromosome 6D, IWGSC CS RefSeq v2.1, whole genome shotgun sequence encodes these proteins:
- the LOC123142266 gene encoding chitin elicitor receptor kinase 1 — protein sequence MEAPPPLFLPFLLLLLLLASNTATAARDGCSEGCDLALASYYVTKNMNVTFIAQLFGFSDYRALAKYNRGLPRIDYVTTGNRVDVPFPCKCLARPSDPASTYLAASIPYRVVTGETYASIASNFNNLTTADWLQATNSYPPNNIPDDAIVNATVNCSCGDAGISTDYGLFRTFPLRDWDTLASVAATRDLSSPEQMDTLRRYNPGMDGATGSGIVYIPAKDPDGSYRPLKSSAGKKVSAGAIAGSVVAGVVAPVLGVLLFLFYRRRKAKQNALRLASTILMQKVTSSATQADVASLAAGITVDKSVEFTYQELFNATEGFNITHKIGQGGFGAVYYAELVGEKAAIKKMDMQATQEFLAELKVLTHVHHLNLVRLIGYCTESSLFLVYEFVENGNLSQHLRGTGYEPLSWAERVRIALDSARGLEYIHEHTVPVYIHRDIKSANILIDKNTRAKVADFGLTKLTEVGGASLQTRVVGTFGYMPPEYVRYGDISRKVDVYAFGVVLYELISGKDAIVRPTDGSASGSRGLVYLFEEALTALDPKEGLQKLIDPKLGDDYPVDAILMMTHLANACTEEDPKLRPTMRSVVVALMTLSSMSEFWDMKNPGLVNLMSGR from the exons ATGGAAGCTCCGCCGCCTCTTTTCCTACcattcctgctcctcctcctcctcctagcctCGAACACAGCCACCGCGGCCAGGGATGGCTGCAGCGAGGGCTGCGACCTCGCGCTGGCCTCCTACTACGTCACGAAGAACATGAACGTCACCTTCATCGCGCAGCTCTTCGGCTTCTCGGACTACCGAGCGCTTGCCAAGTATAACCGCGGGCTCCCCAGGATCGACTACGTCACCACCGGGAACCGCGTCGACGTCCCCTTCCCCTGCAAGTGCCTCGCGCGGCCCTCCGACCCGGCCTCCACCTACCTCGCCGCCTCCATCCCCTACAGAGTCGTCACGGGAGAAACCTACGCCAGCATCGCCAGCAACTTCAACAACCTCACCACCGCCGACTGGCTGCAGGCCACCAATTCGTACCCGCCCAACAACATCCCCGACGACGCCATCGTCAACGCCACCGTCAACTGCTCCTGCGGCGACGCCGGGATCTCCACGGATTACGGTCTCTTCCGCACATTCCCGCTAAGGGACTGGGATACGCTCGCCTCGGTCGCCGCAACTCGTGACCTCTCGTCGCCGGAGCAGATGGACACACTTAGGAGGTATAATCCCGGCATGGATGGTGCCACCGGGAGCGGCATCGTGTATATCCCTGCCAAAG ATCCCGATGGAAGTTACCGTCCTCTTAAATCATCAG CAGGAAAAAAGGTTTCAGCAGGAGCAATAGCAGGAAGTGTTGTGGCTGGTGTAGTGGCACCAGTCTTGGGTGTCTTGTTATTCTTGTTTTATAGGCGAAGAAAGGCGAAACAGAATGCACTGCGGCTAG CCAGTACAATATTAATGCAAAAGGTGACATCATCGGCCACTCAAGCTGACGTAGCTTCATTAGCTGCTGGCATTACAGTTGACAAATCAGTCGAGTTCACATACCAAGAACTTTTTAATGCTACAGAAGGCTTCAACATAACTCATAAAATTGGACAAGGTGGTTTTGGTGCTGTCTATTATGCTGAGCTTGTAGGCGAG AAAGCCGCCATAAAAAAAATGGACATGCAGGCTACTCAGGAGTTTCTTGCCGAGTTAAAGGTTTTGACACATGTTCACCATCTAAATCTG GTGCGCTTGATTGGTTATTGCACAGAGAGTTCTTTGTTCCTTGTCTATGAATTTGTCGAGAATGGCAACTTAAGCCAGCATTTGCGCGGGACTG GTTACGAGCCTCTTTCTTGGGCTGAAAGAGTTCGGATTGCGCTAGATTCAGCAAGAGGTCTTGAGTACATTCATGAGCATACCGTTCCAGTCTACATACATCGGGACATCAAATCCGCAAACATCTTGATAGACAAGAACACCCGTGCAAAG GTTGCAGATTTTGGTCTGACAAAGCTTACAGAAGTTGGTGGTGCATCTTTGCAAACACGTGTTGTTGGTACATTCGGTTACATGCCTCCAGA ATACGTTCGATACGGCGATATTTCTCGTAAGGTTGATGTGTATGCCTTTGGTGTTGTCTTGTACGAACTTATCTCAGGCAAAGATGCCATTGTCCGACCAACCGATGGATCTGCTAGTGGTTCAAGGGGACTGGTTTATCTG TTTGAAGAGGCTCTCACTGCACTGGATCCAAAAGAAGGCCTCCAGAAGCTGATCGATCCAAAGCTGGGAGACGACTATCCCGTCGATGCAATTCTCATG ATGACGCACCTGGCGAACGCATGCACAGAAGAGGACCCCAAGCTGAGGCCCACGATGAGGTCCGTGGTTGTCGCGCTGATGACGCTCTCTTCCATGAGCGAGTTCTGGGATATGAAAAACCCAGGCTTGGTGAACCTCATGTCCGGGAGATGA